A stretch of DNA from Nitrospirota bacterium:
GAGCGGGACCATCCTTAAAGACTTGAAGAGAGAGCAGTGAGGGAGGGAACAATGGAAAGAGGCCGGAATTTGCGAGGACTCCTTTTTTTTATTTCATTCTGGCTCCTGACTCCCGGCTTCTGGCTTCTGACAGCCGGCTGTTCGGACAAGGTCGGGCCCGGCGCGGTCGAGGTGAAGAGGCCGGTCGTTACCGGTGTCGCCCTCACGACGATCACCCCTGCGACAGTGGACGATTTCTATGAAACGTCCGGCACTGTTAAAGCGAAGACCGTAAGCGCCGTGGCGAGCAGGACGATGGGGACCATCACCGCCGTGCGGGTGAGAGAAGGAGACCGCGTAAGGGCAGGGCAGGTCCTGATGACCATAGACGACAGGGACATGGCACAGAGGGTGCAGGCTGCCGAAAGGGCGGTCGAGGCTGCGCAGCAGCAGAAAGCCCTCGAAGACATCACCTATCAGCGGTATCGGAAGCTCCTGGACGAAAAGGCGGTGTCGCGGCAGGAGTTCGACGAGGTCGAGACCCGCCGCACGGTGGCCGAGCTCGGATACGAACGGGCAAAGGCGCAGCTGCGGGAAGCGCAGGTGGGCCAGGGATATGCGCGCATCACCGCGCCCACCAGCGGCGTGGTCGTCGAGAAGAAGGCCGATGCAGGCAGCATGGCCGTGCCCGGCGTTCCCCTGCTCGTCATCGAGGACACTTCGTCGTTCACGGTCGAGGCACAGGTGGACGAGCGCCTCTCGGGCTCGCTGCGCGCAGGCATGCCCGTCGAGGTGGCGATCGATGCAACGGGGCAGAGGCTTACCGGAGCCGTCAGCGAAATCGTTCCCGCTGTCAATGCCCAGTCGCGCACCTTCCTGGTGAAGAGCGCTATCGCCGGTCCGGCGCTCAGGACCGGCCTCTATGCGAAGGTACGCATACCGGTCGGCGCTAAAGAGGTTATCGTCGTGCCGCAGCAGGCGGTCGTCGAAAAGGGGCAGCTAACGGGAGTCTATACGGTGGACGCCCGCGGCATCGTCACCTATCGCCTCGTGCGCCCCGGGAAAAAGCACGGCGGCATGGTCGAAATCCTCTCGGGCATCGCGCCGGGAGAGCGGGTGATAACGGACGGCCTCGAGCGGGCGGTGGACGGCGGGATTATACAGAGCACAGGGCAGCGGGTCCGGAGCCCGGAACAGAGATAAAAGGGAAGAAATGGGAACCATAGGGATCGCAGGCAGGATCGCAAAGACCTTCATCCAATCGAAGCTGACGCCGCTGATCGTCATCGCCTCGCTGATCCTCGGCGTCTTTGCGGTCGTCGTTACGCCTCGCGAAGAAGAGCCCCAGATCGTCGTGCCGATGATCGACGTCTTCGTCTCCTATCCCGGCGCCTCGCCGAAGGAGGTCGAGGAGCGGGTCACCAAGCCGATGGAAAAGTTCCTCTGGGAGATCAAGGGTGTCGAGTACGTCTATACCATTTCGCGCCCCGGCATGAGCATGGCGATCGTGCGTTTCTACGTGGGCGAAAATATGGAGGACAGCCTCGTCAAGCTCTACAACAAGCTGATGTCCAACTACGACAAGATCCCTCCCGGCGTATCGCAGCCCTTTGTTCGGCCGAAGTCGATCGACGATGTCCCGATAGCGACCTTTACGCTCTGGAGCGAACGCTACGGCGGCTACGAGCTGCGGAGGATCGCCGTCGAGGTCTGCGACGAGCTGAAGAAGGACCAGGACATAGCGGAATTCACGGTCATCGGCGGACAGCGGCGGCAGATGCGGATCAGCCTGGAGCCCTCGCGGCTCAGCGCCTACGGCATCACCCCGCTCCAGATAACGGATATGCTCCGGAAAGCCAACTTCGTCCTGCCTGCGGGGGCGTTCCCTTCGAAGAACAGGGAGCTCGTCGTCGACGCGGGCTCCTTCCTCCGCAGCGCCGAGGAGGTGGGCAGCGTCGTTGTCGGCGTCTACAACGGGAGCCCCGTCTATCTCAGGGATGTGGCTGCGGTGACCGACGGCCCGGAAGAGCCCGCGAACTACGTATTCATGGGGTTCGGCCCCGCGTATAACCGTATCGGCGCATCCGAAAATACGCCGGCGCATCGCCAGTACGAAGCGGTGACGATCGCCATCGCCAAGAAGAAGGGGACCAACGCGACGCATATCGCCGAGCGGGCGCTCGAGAAGATCGAGGCGATCAGAGGGGGCGTCATTCCTTCGGACGTGCAGATCACCACCACGAGGAACTACGGCGAAACGGCGAAGGAAAAGTCGGATGAGCTCCTCGAGCACATGCTCATCGCCGCCATCTCGGTCACCATACTCATCGCCCTCGCCCTCGGCTGGAGGGAGTCGCTCGTCGTAGCGGTGGCAGTGCCGGTCACGCTCGCGCTCACCATACTCGTCAATTATATGTACGGGTACACCCTGAACAGGGTGACGCTCTTTGCGCTGATCTTCTCGATCGGCATCCTCGTCGATGATGCCATCGTCGTGGTAGAGAATATCCACCGCCACTTCAAAATGGGGAGGGTCGATACCGATACGGCGGTGGCTGCCGTCGACGAGGTCGGCAACCCGACCATCCTCGCCACCTTCACGGTCATCGCCGCCCTCCTCCCCATGGCCTTCGTCTCGGGTCTCATGGGCCCCTATATGCGCCCCATCCCGGTCGGGGCCTCTGCAGCGATGCTCATCTCCCTGCTCATCGCCTTCATCATAAGCCCCTGGCTGAGCTACATCGTGCTGAAGGGGACCAGGAAAGAGGAGTCCGCGCGTGAGGACAGGGATGAAAGCAGGATCATCGGCGCGCTGAATCATGTCTACGAGAAAAACCTGAGAGGGCTTCTCGAAAGCAAGAGGAAACGCTTTTTCGGCCTGCTGCTCGTCCTGGGGCTCCTCGGCGCGGCCTTTCTGCTCGTGCCCCTGAAGTTCGTGACGGTCAAGATGCTTCCCTTCGATAACAAGAGCGAGCTGCAGGTGATCATCGACATGCCCGAAGGCTCCACGCTCGAGCAGAGCGCGGCAGTGACCCGCGCCATAGGCGACTACCTCGAGACCGTCCCCGAGGTGACGCACTACCAGTCCTATATCGGCACTGCAGCGCCCTTCAACTTCAACGGCCTGGTGCGGCACTACTTCATGCGTTCGGGAAGCACCATGGCCGATATCCAGGTGAATTTCGTTTCGAAAGACAGGCGGAAGGCGCAGAGCCACGAGATCGCAAAACGCCTCAGGCCCGAGATCAAGAGGATCGGCGATGCCTACCACGCCCGCATAAAAGTCGTCGAGATTCCGCCGGGCCCCCCGGTATTGAGCACCCTCGTTGCCGAGATCTACGGGCCCGACTTCGACCGGCAGCTCGCCATTGCCCGGACCGTCAGGGAGGTCTTCGAAAAGACCCCCGGCGTGGTGGATGTGGACTGGTACGTCGAGGACGACCAGAAAAAAATCGTCTTCGACGTGGATAAGGAGAAGGCGGCATACCACGGCATAAGCACCGATGCCGTAGCCCGGACCCTCGGGGTCGCCCTCGGAGGGAGCGTGGCAGGACTCGCCCATATCGAGAAGGACAAGGAGCCGGTCGAGCTCTTCCTCAGAACGCCCCTTGCGGAACGGGCCGGGACCGACGATCTCAGGGAGCTGACCCTGCCCTCGAGCTCGGGGAATCTCGTACCCCTCTCCGAGCTCGTCACGGTGAAAGAGGGCATAGAGGACAAGACCATCTACCGGAAAAACCTGAAGCGGGTCGTCTACGTCACCGGCGATGTAGCGGGCACCGAGGAGAGCCCGGTCTACGCCATACTGAAGATGAAGGAGACGATCAACACCATACGACTGCCTGAAGGATACGCCATGCAGCAGTATTCGGCGGTGCAGCCCTGGCTCGAAGACCGGTACGCGATGAAATGGGACGGCGAATGGCATATCACCTACGAGGTGTTCAGGGACCTCGGTATCGCCTTTGCCGCGGTGCTGATCCTCATCTACGTCATGGTGGTGGGATGGTTCCGCTCCTTCATCGTCCCCCTCGTCATCATGGCGCCGATCCCGCTCTCGCTCATCGGCATACTCCCGGGCCATGCGCTCATGGGCGCCTTCTTCACCGCCACCTCCATGATCGGTTTCATCGCCGGCGCAGGCATCGTGGTGAGGAACTCCATCATCCTCGTCGACTTTATCGAGCTGAAGCTCGCCGAGGGCGTGCCGCTCAAGGAAGCGGTGGTGCAGGCGGGGATCATCCGGTTCCGTCCGATGCTCCTGACCGCTGCCGCGGTCGTCGTCGGCTCGTCGGTCATTCTCTTCGACCCGATCTTCCAGGGCATGGCTATCTCCCTGATGGCGGGCGAGGTCGCGGCTACGCTGCTGTCGCGCACCATGGTGCCGGTTCTGTATTACGTGTATAAAAACCGGGAATCGGGCAAGGCGAAAGGATAGGGCCCCGGCAGAGCGCGGAGTCACGGAACGCCCTTGCCCTTGTTTAAGGAGGAAATTATGTACCTGGCTAAAACCGACGACTGGTATCTGGAGCGGTTCGTCCTGCTCCTTGCCGGGCTCTTCACCCTTGCGAGCGCGGTCCTCGCGTGGGTGTTCAGCCCTTACTGGCTTATCCTGACAGCATTGGTCGGGTTCAACCTGATCGTCTTCGCCCTTACCGGGTTCTGCCTGATGGCGAATATCCTGTACCGCCTGGGAGCAAAACCGCGATTGCAACGATAAGTCGTGACGAGTAATCCGTGATGCGTGATCGGTAAAAGACAGCCCCCATAGCCGTTTTACTCATTACTCATCACGGTCGTTAAAAATCGGTGCTAGAATGTAATTATGTGGAGCCGGATCAATAGCGGCATCGTCAGACTATTGTGGGGGAAGAGACTTCCGGCGCGCAGCAGGGCCGGGGCGTTCATAACGGAGCTGCTGCAGCTGCTCTACGTGGCGGTCCGCGATGTCTACGAGGGCCGGCTTACCCTGCGGGCGACGAGCCTCGTCTACACCACACTGCTCTCGCTCGTTCCGCTCATCGCGGTGAGCTTTTCCGTACTGAAGGCCTTCGGCGTACACAACCAGCTGTGGCCGCTCCTGCTCAGGTTCTTCGAGCCCCTCGGCGAGAAGGGTGTCGAGCTCAGCAGCAGGATCATCGGCTTCGTCGAGAATATCAATGTCGGCGTGCTCGGCGCGGTCGGCCTCGTCTTCCTGGTATACACCGTCATTTCAGTCATTCAGCAGATCGAAGAGGCCTTCAACGATATCTGGAAGATCAGCAGGCCCCGCAGCTTCATGCGGCGGTTCAGCGATTACCTCAGCGTCCTCCTGATCGGCCCGGTCCTCGTCTTTTCCGCCATGGGCATCACCGCCTCGGTCATGAGCACAAGCGTTGTCCGGTGGATCGTCGCCTTCGAGCCCTTCGGCACCGTCGCCTATCTCGCGAGCACCATCGCGCCGTTCATTCTCATTACTGCGGCCCTCACCTTCTTCTACAGCTTCATACCCAATGTAAAGGTACACCTCCGCTCGGCCCTGGCAGGGGGCATCTTTGCGGCTGTCCTCTGGGAGGCGTCGGGCTGGGCATACGCCTCGTTCATCGCTTCGTCGGCGCGGTACTCGGCCATCTACTCGGGGTTCGCGATCGTCATTCTTTTCATGCTCTGGCTCTATCTCAACTGGCTCATTCTCCTGGTCGGCGCGGAGATATCGTTTTACCACCAGCATCCCCAGTTGCTCACGCCCCGGAAACAGCTGGGGCTCATGAGCAGCCGGATCAAGGAGGCGCTCTCGCTCCAGGTAATGATCCTGGCCGGCTACAACCATTACTGCAATATCCCTCCCTGGACCCGGACCTCGCTCATGAGGCACCTCGGCATCCCGGTCGCCGCTCTTGCCGACGTGCTCTCGATCCTGACACAGAAGCGGCTGCTCCTCGAGACCTGCGACGATCCCCCGCTCTACCTCCCTGCGCGGGACATCGAAACGATCACCCTTAAAGATATCGTCACCGCGGTAAGGACCTTCGGCGATGATACGGTGACTTCCTACGGACAGCGTCCCGTGACCGCCGAGGCTGACCGCATCGTTCGCGAGATCGACGCCGCGGTGAGCGACACCCTGGAAGAAAGGACACTCAAGAGCGTCGTCCTCTCCTGCAGGGACGCTCACGCCGGCATGCGCCCCGGCCGCATGCAGACCGAAGAGCTGCCGGTCTCTTCGTAAGCCCCGGCCCGCTCCCTCCCGATTTGAAACAGCGGAAATATCGCTTATAATTAGTGTATATCTCCTCACCGTAAAAACCGCTGCACTCAAGCATCATCCATGAGGGAGGACGTCCCCATGATCGATAAAGCCAGACAAGAGAGAAAGACGATCACCGTCGACGGCTGCGCCGCGTGCGCTCATGTGGTCCATGCCACCAATGAGATCATCACCATCTATCCCATAACCCCGTCCACCCCTATCGCCCAGATATGCGACGAGAAGTCCGCAAAGGGAGAGACGAACATCTGGGGGAGCGTGCCGGAGGTCTACCAGATGCAGTCCGAGGCAGGGGTCGCCGGAGCAGTGCACGGCGCCCTGACGACCGGCGCCCTGGCTACGACCGTCTCGGCCTCGCAGGGGCTCCTGCTGATCATGCCGGTAATGTACAAGCTCGTCGGAGAGCTCACGCCGACGGTATTCCACATCACCGCCCGGGCGCTCGCCGTGCAGGGCCTCTCGATCTTCGGCGACCATTCGGATGTGATGGGGGTCCGCTCGACCGGCTTTGCGATGCTCTGCTCGAAGAGCGTCCAGGAGGCGATGGACTTCGCCCTCATCGCCCAGGCAGCCACGCTCGAATCGAGAATACCCTTCCTGCACTTCTTCGACGGCTTCAGGACCTCCCACGAGATACGGAAAATAGAAGAGCTCTCGTTCGACGATATGCGGGCCATGATCGATGACGACCTCGTCGCCGCGCACCGTACGAGAGGGCTCACCCCCGACCGGCCCATGATACGCGGCACCGCCCAGGACCCCGACGTCTACTTTCAGGGAAGGGAGACGGTCAACAGATTCTATAACGCCGCGCCCGGGATCGTACAGAACGCGATGGACCGCTTCGCCGGCATCGTGGGGCGGCAGTACCGTATATTCGAGTACCACGGCCACCCCGAGGCGGAGCGGGTCGGCGTCATCATGGGGTCCGCGGGCGAGGCGATGCTCCTCGCCATCGATGAGCTGAATAAGCGGGGCGAACGGCTCGGCCTGGTCCAGGTGAGGCTCTTCCGCCCCTTCTCGGTCGAGTCCTTTGCCGGGGCGCTCCCCGCGAGCGTCCGGGCCATCGCGGTGCTCGACCGGACCAAGGAGTCGGGCGCCGTCGGCGAGCCCCTCTACCTCGACGTGCGGACCGCGATCGGCGAGGCGATGGAAAAGGGCATCGCTCCCTTCAAGGAGTACCCGGCGATCATCGGCGGCCGCTACGGCCTCGCGTCCAAGGACTTCACCCCTGCCATGGCGAAAGCGGTCTTCGACAATCTCGCCGCAGCGCAGCCGAAGAACCACTTCACCGTCGGCATCAACGACGATGTCACGCATACCAGCCTCGACTACGACGAGAAGGCCTTCCGCATCGAGGGAGAGCGGATGTTCCGCGCCCTCTTCTACGGCCTCGGCGCGGACGGCACGGTCGGCGCCAACAAGGACGCGATCAAGATCATCGGGACCGAGACCGGCAACTACGCCCAGGCCTACTTCGTCTACGATTCGAAAAAGTCGGGCTCGGTCACCGTCTCCCACCTCCGCTTCGGCGAGGAGGAGATCCGGAGCCCCTATCTCGTGCTCTCGGCGAACTTCATCGCCTGCCACAACCCCTCGTTCCTCGAACGGCTCGACATGCTCTCCCAGGCCGAAGAAGGCGCAGTCTTCCTGCTCACCACGCCGTACGGCAAAGACGAGGCGTGGGATACGCTGCCGGTCGAGATCCAGGAGCAGCTCATCGCAAAGAAGATGAAGTTCTACGTCATCGACGCCATCTCGATCGCGAACGATATCGGGCTCGGCACCAAGATCAACATGATCATGCAGACCGCGTTCTTCATCATCTCGGGGATACTGCCGCAGGAGCAGGCGGTCGCCGCGCTCAAAGACCAGATCGAAAAGACCTACGGCAAGAAGGGGAAGGCGGTCGTCGCAATGAACTACGAGGCCGTGGACCGGGCGGTGAAGAGCATCGCCGAGGTCCCGGTGCCGGACAGGGTCACGAGCGGAAAGCGGCAGCGGCCTATCATGCCCGAGAACACCCCGGAGTTCATAAAGCGCGTCAATGGGGCGATCCTCGCCCGCAAA
This window harbors:
- a CDS encoding efflux RND transporter periplasmic adaptor subunit, coding for MERGRNLRGLLFFISFWLLTPGFWLLTAGCSDKVGPGAVEVKRPVVTGVALTTITPATVDDFYETSGTVKAKTVSAVASRTMGTITAVRVREGDRVRAGQVLMTIDDRDMAQRVQAAERAVEAAQQQKALEDITYQRYRKLLDEKAVSRQEFDEVETRRTVAELGYERAKAQLREAQVGQGYARITAPTSGVVVEKKADAGSMAVPGVPLLVIEDTSSFTVEAQVDERLSGSLRAGMPVEVAIDATGQRLTGAVSEIVPAVNAQSRTFLVKSAIAGPALRTGLYAKVRIPVGAKEVIVVPQQAVVEKGQLTGVYTVDARGIVTYRLVRPGKKHGGMVEILSGIAPGERVITDGLERAVDGGIIQSTGQRVRSPEQR
- the nifJ gene encoding pyruvate:ferredoxin (flavodoxin) oxidoreductase; amino-acid sequence: MIDKARQERKTITVDGCAACAHVVHATNEIITIYPITPSTPIAQICDEKSAKGETNIWGSVPEVYQMQSEAGVAGAVHGALTTGALATTVSASQGLLLIMPVMYKLVGELTPTVFHITARALAVQGLSIFGDHSDVMGVRSTGFAMLCSKSVQEAMDFALIAQAATLESRIPFLHFFDGFRTSHEIRKIEELSFDDMRAMIDDDLVAAHRTRGLTPDRPMIRGTAQDPDVYFQGRETVNRFYNAAPGIVQNAMDRFAGIVGRQYRIFEYHGHPEAERVGVIMGSAGEAMLLAIDELNKRGERLGLVQVRLFRPFSVESFAGALPASVRAIAVLDRTKESGAVGEPLYLDVRTAIGEAMEKGIAPFKEYPAIIGGRYGLASKDFTPAMAKAVFDNLAAAQPKNHFTVGINDDVTHTSLDYDEKAFRIEGERMFRALFYGLGADGTVGANKDAIKIIGTETGNYAQAYFVYDSKKSGSVTVSHLRFGEEEIRSPYLVLSANFIACHNPSFLERLDMLSQAEEGAVFLLTTPYGKDEAWDTLPVEIQEQLIAKKMKFYVIDAISIANDIGLGTKINMIMQTAFFIISGILPQEQAVAALKDQIEKTYGKKGKAVVAMNYEAVDRAVKSIAEVPVPDRVTSGKRQRPIMPENTPEFIKRVNGAILARKGHFLPVSALPVDGAWPTGVTQYEKRNIAVEIPIWEPQICIQCGLCSFVCPHATIRINACDPSLLENAPPSFKSAAAKGKGLEGLRFTVQVAPEDCTGCGSCVFACPAYGKDADGNRLPDLKAINLRFQEEHRDEEVRNFNFFMTLPELDLPRYNIATVKGSQFRRPLFEFHSACAGCGETPYLRLLSQLFGDRMLIANATGCSSIYTANLPDAAYTVRHDGKGPAWSNSLFEDNAEFGFGMRQTIDFFRSEALRLLNYFIAHPSYGDAWHLFEQLKTADQSSQQGIEEQRSRVAELKERIRNDTAPQAINLRLLADYLVKKSVWAVGGDGWAYDIGYGGVDHVLASGRNINLLILDSEVYSNTGGQTSKSTPLSAVAQFAAGGKRTPKKNIGMIMSTYGSIYIAQVAFGANPGQTVKAFLEAEAFNGPSLIIAYATCIAQGFNLAETVEHNKKAVASGHWPLYRYNPDLEKEGRNPLTIDSSEPTISFADYAYSENRYRMLQRFNPDLAARLMQQAEADAKRRWSYLKHMASWNPAGAKSEEHAESKQG
- a CDS encoding YihY/virulence factor BrkB family protein — its product is MWSRINSGIVRLLWGKRLPARSRAGAFITELLQLLYVAVRDVYEGRLTLRATSLVYTTLLSLVPLIAVSFSVLKAFGVHNQLWPLLLRFFEPLGEKGVELSSRIIGFVENINVGVLGAVGLVFLVYTVISVIQQIEEAFNDIWKISRPRSFMRRFSDYLSVLLIGPVLVFSAMGITASVMSTSVVRWIVAFEPFGTVAYLASTIAPFILITAALTFFYSFIPNVKVHLRSALAGGIFAAVLWEASGWAYASFIASSARYSAIYSGFAIVILFMLWLYLNWLILLVGAEISFYHQHPQLLTPRKQLGLMSSRIKEALSLQVMILAGYNHYCNIPPWTRTSLMRHLGIPVAALADVLSILTQKRLLLETCDDPPLYLPARDIETITLKDIVTAVRTFGDDTVTSYGQRPVTAEADRIVREIDAAVSDTLEERTLKSVVLSCRDAHAGMRPGRMQTEELPVSS
- a CDS encoding DUF2892 domain-containing protein; its protein translation is MYLAKTDDWYLERFVLLLAGLFTLASAVLAWVFSPYWLILTALVGFNLIVFALTGFCLMANILYRLGAKPRLQR
- a CDS encoding efflux RND transporter permease subunit, whose translation is MGTIGIAGRIAKTFIQSKLTPLIVIASLILGVFAVVVTPREEEPQIVVPMIDVFVSYPGASPKEVEERVTKPMEKFLWEIKGVEYVYTISRPGMSMAIVRFYVGENMEDSLVKLYNKLMSNYDKIPPGVSQPFVRPKSIDDVPIATFTLWSERYGGYELRRIAVEVCDELKKDQDIAEFTVIGGQRRQMRISLEPSRLSAYGITPLQITDMLRKANFVLPAGAFPSKNRELVVDAGSFLRSAEEVGSVVVGVYNGSPVYLRDVAAVTDGPEEPANYVFMGFGPAYNRIGASENTPAHRQYEAVTIAIAKKKGTNATHIAERALEKIEAIRGGVIPSDVQITTTRNYGETAKEKSDELLEHMLIAAISVTILIALALGWRESLVVAVAVPVTLALTILVNYMYGYTLNRVTLFALIFSIGILVDDAIVVVENIHRHFKMGRVDTDTAVAAVDEVGNPTILATFTVIAALLPMAFVSGLMGPYMRPIPVGASAAMLISLLIAFIISPWLSYIVLKGTRKEESAREDRDESRIIGALNHVYEKNLRGLLESKRKRFFGLLLVLGLLGAAFLLVPLKFVTVKMLPFDNKSELQVIIDMPEGSTLEQSAAVTRAIGDYLETVPEVTHYQSYIGTAAPFNFNGLVRHYFMRSGSTMADIQVNFVSKDRRKAQSHEIAKRLRPEIKRIGDAYHARIKVVEIPPGPPVLSTLVAEIYGPDFDRQLAIARTVREVFEKTPGVVDVDWYVEDDQKKIVFDVDKEKAAYHGISTDAVARTLGVALGGSVAGLAHIEKDKEPVELFLRTPLAERAGTDDLRELTLPSSSGNLVPLSELVTVKEGIEDKTIYRKNLKRVVYVTGDVAGTEESPVYAILKMKETINTIRLPEGYAMQQYSAVQPWLEDRYAMKWDGEWHITYEVFRDLGIAFAAVLILIYVMVVGWFRSFIVPLVIMAPIPLSLIGILPGHALMGAFFTATSMIGFIAGAGIVVRNSIILVDFIELKLAEGVPLKEAVVQAGIIRFRPMLLTAAAVVVGSSVILFDPIFQGMAISLMAGEVAATLLSRTMVPVLYYVYKNRESGKAKG